A window of Halopseudomonas sabulinigri genomic DNA:
CAATGGCGATGCGCTCACGCAGGCCGGCAAACAGGATCAGGATCAGCGAAAAACCAATGGCCGCGCCCAGACCATAGGTAGCCGATTTCATGAAGGTTTGCTCGGCGCGGTTGGTGTTCAGCAGGGCGACGCCCAGTACTGCACAGTTGGTAGTAATCAGCGGCAGGAAGATGCCCAGTACCCGGTACAGCAGCGGGCTGGTCTTGTGCACTACCATCTCGGTGAACTGCACCACCACGGCGATTACCAGGATGAAGGAGATGGTGCGCAGAAACTCCAGGTCCAGCGGTACCAGAATGTACTGAAAGGTCAGATAACTGAGGATCGACGCCAGTGTGAGTACAAAGGTGGTGGCCGCCGACATGCCGATGGCGGTTTCCAGCTTGCCGGACACGCCCATGAACGGACAGAGCCCGAGAAACTGCACCAGTACAAAGTTGTTGACCAGAATGGTACTGACCAGAATAAGGGCAAATTCAGCCATGTTACCCAACCCCATATGTGAAATCGGCTTGCGATTCTGTTGACCGCTGCGGCCGACTCCGGCTAATCAGAGCGGCAACGGCCGCTCCCGTTTGTCGTAGTGCGCGGTGTTACTTGACCCGTTGCCCCGGCTTGGCACCCGCATCGGGGCTCAGCAGGAAGATCTCTTCGCCGCCGGGGCCCGCCGCCAGTACCATGCCTTCGGAGACACCAAACTTCATCTTGCGCGGCGCCAGGTTGGCAACATAAAGCGTCAGGCGGCCTTCCAGTTTGCTCGGGTCCGGGTAGGCGCTCTTGATGCCGGAGAACACATTGCGCTTGGCATCGCCAATATCCAGCGATAGTCGCAGCAGCTTGTCGGCGCCCTCGACGAACTCGGCCTTTTCGATCAGCGCGATACGCAGGTCAACGGCGGCAAAGGTGTCGAACTTGATCTCGGCCTCAATCGGTTCTTTTGCCAGCTCGCCGTTACCTGCAGCCGCTGCGGGTGCCTCACTGGCGGCGGCAAGGTCTTCCTTGGAGGCTTCGATCATGGCGTCGATCTTCGCTGGCTCGATGCGCGCCATCAGCGGCTTGAACGCGTTCAACTGATGATTGGCTAGCAGCGTCTGGTGATCGTCCCAACGCAGTGGCGCCACATTCAGGAAGGCCTCGGCATCGGCGGCCAGGTGTGGCAGCACCGGCTTGAGGAAGATTACCAACTGGCGGAACAGGTTTACGCCCAACGAGCAGATGGCCTGCACCTCGTCCTGCTTGCCTTCCTGCTTGTTCAGCGACCAGGGCGCCTTGTCGGCGATCCAGGCATTGGCCTTGTCGGCCAGGCCCATGATTTCGCGCATGGCGCGGGAGAAGTCGCGCTTCTCGTAGGCGTCGGCGATCAGTGGCGCACCGGCGGTGAAGGCGGCGGTCAGTTCGGGCGCCGGGTTGGCGTCAACCATGACGCCAGCGTTGCCCTTGTGGATGAAACCGGCGCAGCGGCTGGCGATATTGACCACCTTGCCAACCAGATCGGAGTTGACCTTTTGCACGAAGTCTTCGAGGTTCAGATCAAGGTCTTCCACGCCGCGGCCCAGCTTGGCCGCGTAGTAATAGCGCAGGTATTCCGGCGACAGGTGATCCAGATAGGTGCGTGCCTTGATGAAGGTGCCGCGCGACTTGGACATCTTTTGCCCGTTGACCGTCAGGTACCCGTGTACGTTGACGGCGGTCGGCTTGCGGAAGCCCGCGCCTTCCAGCATGGCGGGCCAGAACAGGGTGTGGAAGTTGACGATGTCCTTGCCGATGAAGTGATACAGCTCGGCGCTGGAGTCGGCGTTCCAGAAAGCGTCGAAGCTCAGCTCCGGGCGGCGGGCACAGAGATTCTTGAAGCTGGCCATGTAGCCGATAGGCGCGTCCAGCCAGACGTAAAAATACTTGCCGGGCTCGCCGGGAATCTCGAAGCCGAAATAGGGTGCATCACGGCTGATGTCCCACTCATGCAGACCGCTATCAAGCCACTCGGCGATCTTGTTGGCGACGGCTTCCTGCAGGGTACCGCTGCGGGTCCACTGCTTGAGCATGTCGCTGAAGTCTTGCAGGCGGAAGAAAAAATGCTTGGAATCCTTCAACACCGGCGTCGCGCCTGAGATGGCCGAACGCGGGTCTTTCAGCTCGGTGGGCTCGTAGGTGGCGCCGCATTTTTCGCAGTTGTCGCCGTACTGATCTTCGGCCGCGCACTTGGGGCAGGTGCCCTTGATGAAGCGGTCGGCCAGGAACATTTCCTTCTCTGGATCAAAGTACTGGGTGACCGAGCGGGTGCTGATATGGCCGGCGTCTTTCAGACGCTCGTAGATCAGTGAAGATAGCTCGCGGTTCTCTTCCGAGTGGGTCGAGTGAAAGTTGTCGAAGTCGACGAGAAAGTCGGCGAAGTCGGTGGAGTGCTCCCGCTTCACGTTATCGATCAACTGCTCGGAGGTAATACCCTCTTTCTCGGCGCGCAGCATGATGGCCGAGCCATGGGCGTCATCGGCGCAGACATAAACTGCCTGATGGCCACGCAGTTTCTGGAAGCGAACCCAGATGTCGGTCTGAATGTACTCAAGCATATGCCCCAGATGGATCGAACCGTTGGCATAGGGCAGGGCGCTGGTAACGAGGATCTGGCGAGAAGGGGCGTTGCTGGACATGGGGTCTCGGCTTCTGTTGGTAACGGAAAAAAGGGGTGAATAATAGCAGAGTAGGGCGCACTGGGGTATGCCGGGCAGTCCCGATGTTGGTAATCAGGCCGGCCTTGCGCCATGGCTGTCAGCTCTCTCTGCGTGCGGTTGACCGCGGCTCTACGGTTGCTCGACGGCTGTACCTGGGAATGGCTGGGCAACTGTACCTTGCGCGAGTTGCCTGGCCGTCCTATAAGGCTAGTCCCTGTAAATGGACGTCGTTCGATGATGGCAAGCAATCTGGTTGAATCTGGTATCACGCCGCGCGCAAGCCGTCGCGAGTGGCTTGGTCTCGCCGTTCTGGTGTTGCCAACCTTGCTGCTGGCGCTGGATATGACCCTGCTGCACCTGGCGGCGCCGCACTTGAGTGCAGACCTGCAGCCTTCCAGCGCGCAGCTACTGTGGATCCTGGATATCTACGGCTTCATGGTGGCCGGCTTTCTGATCACCATGGGCACCCTGGGCGACCGCATTGGCCGGCGCCGGGTGCTATTGGCCGGTGCGCTGGCCTTTGGTCTGGCCTCCATTGCAGCTGCCTTCTCCACTTCTGCCGGTATGCTAATCGTAACCCGGGCCTTGCTGGGCGTCGCGGGGGCAACCTTGATGCCTTCCACCCTGTCGTTGATCCGCAACATGTTTCATGACGAGCGTGAGCGCACGCTGGCGATTACCGTCTGGATGACCGGTTTCATCGTTGGCAGTGCCATAGGCCCGCTGGTGGGCGGAATCATGCTGGAGTTTTTCTGGTGGGGCTCGCTGTTTCTGCTTGGCGTACCGGTGATGGCGCTATTGTTGCTGGCCGGCCCGCTGCTTCTGCCGGAGTGCCGCGAAGCGCAGGCCGGCCGCCTGGATATACCCAGCGCGCTACTTAGCATTGCGGCCTTGCTGCTGATCATCTACGGCTTGAAAGACTCTGCGCGCGACGGCTTCAACTTGCTCGCCAGCGTCGCTGTGCTGGCTGGGTTCGCCCTGGCGCGCGTGTTTGTGCTGAGGCAGCAGCGCCTGGCAGACCCCATGCTGGACTTGGCGCTTTTTCAACGCCAAAGCTTTACCGTCTCGGTGGCGTCCATGCTGCTGGCCATTTTTGCGCTGTCCGGTGCCTGGTTGATGATCTTCCAGTATCTGCAGGGGGTGGCGGGGCTGAGTGCACTGGATGCCGGTCTGGTCATGTTGCCAGCCGCGGCCTTGCAAACGGCAGCCTCCTTATTGGTACCGCGCATTGCCCGCCGGTTGAAACCCTCGGTGTTTGTCAGTCTGGGCTTGGCCATGGCCACGCTTGGCCTGTTGGTGCTGTTGCTGGTTCATGGCCGCGAGGGCGTTTTGCTCATGGTGCTGGGTACGGTGCTACTGGGTGTTGGCATCATGCCGGTGATGATTCTGGGTACCGACCTGGTGGTTGGCTCGGTCCCGGCAGATAAAGCCGGCGCTGCGGCAGCCACCTCAGAAACCGCTACTGAGCTGGGTATGGCGCTGGGAATAGCGGTTATCGGCAGCATTGGGGCGGCAATCTACCGTCAGCATCTGAGTGAGGCACTGCCTGCCGGGCTAACACCGGCGCAGGTGGCGGTGGCCAGTGACACGCTGGGCGGCGCGCTGGGCATCATTCAGCAGCTGCCGCCAGCCTTGGGCGACGCCGTATTGGTGGCGGTGCAACAGGGCTTTGCCGACGCGCTGCACGTTAATGCCCTCATCGGTGCGCTCATCATGGCGAGCACGGCGCTACTCACTGCCCTGTACCTTAGGCAAGCGCGGCTGGAAAACTGACGGCTGCCAGCACCGACAGAGCCTGCCCGCCTTGGCGTGTGCCTGGCGTCGAGGGGTTGCCGTCAGCCCCGAAGACCGCTAGTTTCTGGGGCTGATTCCAACCATAAAAACGGACTTTTCATGCTTTCCGACAATATCCCCTACACCCTTTACGGCTCCTCACACTCACTCTACACCGGCAAGGCACGCTGTTACCTGCGCAATCAGGGCATTGCCTATGTGGAGGTGGCCAGCTCGCATCCGGATTTTGCCGCGCGCATCTTGCCGCAAATTGGGCGGGGCATTATTCCAGTGCTGGAAACGCCGGACGGCCAGGTGATTCAGGATACGGTCGATATCATCGATTTTTTTGAAGCGCAGGGTGTGCCATACCCGGTTTATCCAGGCACGCCATTGCAGCGCGTGGTCGCCGTGATCATCGAGTATTACGGCAGCCAGGCAATGCTCAAACATGCCATGCACTATCGCTGGTCGTACCGTGCCGAGCAGGAAGCCTTTCTGCGTCACGCCTTCGTTAGCGGTTCGGGTGAGGCCATGGCCGAGAAGATCATGGGGCGGATGAACTCCTATTTGCCACGCTTGGGCGTGAACGAGCAGAGCGCTGCGTTGATCGAGCAGTCCTTCGAGCAGCTACTTGAGGTGCTAGAGGCGCATTTTGCGATGGTGCCCTATTTACTGGGAGGCCGACCTTCGATCGCCGACTACGGCCTGATCGGGCCCATGTTTGCCCATTTGGGCCGTGATCCGGTGCCGCTGGGCATCATGCAGCGCCGTGCACCGCGGGTACATCGCTGGGTTGAACGCATGACGGCGCCCGGCCTGGATGTGGTTGAGTATGCCGATAGCCGTCCCGAGTTCTGGCCAGATGATGCCTTGCCGCCAACGCTGTTGCCGGTACTGCAGCACATTGCCCGGGATATCTTCCCCGAGCTTACCGACAAGCTGGCCTATATGGATCAGTGGGTCGCTGATGTGCAGCCGGCCGATGGCACCCCGGTGACGGAAAAACCCGCGTTGCGCCAGATTGGTATGGTTTCTACACAGTTCCGTGGTGCTGTGGTGGACGTCGGCGTAGAACCCTACCTCCTGTTTCTGCTGCAGCGCGCTGCCGAGGTGGTGAGCGCCTTACCGCCGGCGCAGGCAAGCGCCTTGATGGCGACGCTGGATGAGTTCGGGCTGGCGGGTGCGGTGCCGCTGGGACGGGATTACAGCGTGGCACGCGCAGGCAATATCGAGGTATGGCGGCGTAGCAGCTGAGCTGTCTCAGCGCTGCTCATGGGCAAGGGGTTCGGCCGTCGCTTCAATGGCTTGATGCGCCGCCAGGCGACGTTGATAGGCCGCGTCCAGGGTGTCGGCAAGCTGCTGCGCCTGCGGGTTGCGCCGTGATACCACGTATACCAGCGGCCACTCATCCAGCGTATCGCAGTCTGCGCCTTGCAGCGGATAGTCCTTCATGGCTTCCTGCATGGGGTGGCCATAGCTGATCAGGTAGTCGCCACGGCCGCGTTGCAGTAGTTCCAGCGCGGCAGGGTGGTTTGGCGCCACTATTGGCTGATGCGGGTTCTCCTGAAATAGCGTGTTCAACTGGTCGCGGTAGGTATAGCCGCGAATCAGCACCAGTTGCTTGTCACGCAATTGCTCCGCACGGGTGATGGTCTGGCTACCGGCCAGCGAAAACGCACAGAGCCTGACGCTGATGCCAAGGGGTTGCGAGGATAGGGTGAAGTCCTTCAGGGCCGGCACATTCGGTGAGCCTGGCCAGAAGTCGATATCGCCGCTTCTAAGGCTATGGTAGATGCGGTTGATTGGATAGTTTATCCAATTGATGCGGTAGCCACTGTCGGCCGCCAACTGATTGGTGAGTTCGATGATGCTACCGTGCGCCTGGCCGTTTTCGTCCATGTAGGCAATCGGGGGGAAGCTGATATAACCGGCGTTCAGTACTGGCAGCGCTTCCTCCGCATGGAGTGGCACCGTCCACAGCACGAAGGCGATCAGTGCAGCTGGCGCCGATGCACGGCAGCGCTGCTTAAACAGTGAATGCATCATCATGTTGTTATTTTTTTAGGTGTAATTGGGGCGTCGCAAAACAAAGATTAGTCGGCTTTTGTGATCTGGTCGAGGTTGGGTAGCTTGCTCTGCCCCTGACCAGGGCGATTGCTACAGACGCTGAGGGCCCTTTGTATATTTACTTGCCGGCAATCATTGCAAACGCGCACTTCGCCCCCATCAAGGCGTAGACAAGAATGCGCCTTGCCAATAGGTACCCTCTACCAAATCGGAACAGGAGCGCGGTACTGTCACTATTCCTGTCTCGTTCAGGAATACTATTTATGATTGCCTACCTCATTCTGGTTCATCGTTATCCAGAACAGTTCAAGCGCCTGTTCAAGGCTATTTATCACCCGCTGAATCATTATCTTGTTCATATTGACAAGAATTCGGGCGCCGCGCTGGCAGACGATATTCAAGAGTTTCTGAGCGAGTATCCCAATGCCCGTATGTTGAAACCGCAAAAGGCGCTCTGGGGCGGCTACAGCCTGGTCAATATCGAGCTGCGTGGTATGGCGCAACTCTTGGAGGAAAATAGTGCCTGGACTCACTTCATCAACCTCAGTGGCCAGGATTTCCCACTGAAGACTCAAGAGTTCATTCGGCAGTTTCTGGGCAAACACCCTGAACGTGAATATATCCTCGCGGCCAATCAGCGGGATATTCGCCCCGATACCATGCACCGCGTGCTGGATATCTGCTTCGAGTTTGGCAGCCGCATATTTCGGCCCAAGCTGTCACGCAAGTTTCTTGAGGGTGTAACTCCGCACATAGGTACCCAGTGGATGATCGTAAGCCGGCGTTTTTGTGAGTTCGTTTGCACCGCGAAGGCGGCCAGGCGCTACAAGCGTTTCTATAGAAACAGCTTTATCGCCGACGAAGGCTTTTTTCAGACGGTGATGATGAACAACGATTGTCACGGCCAGATCGTGCAGGATGACCTTCGGCTGATTGACTGGATTCCTGATGGTGATATCAAGTTACGGCCGCGCACCTTTACCTCAGCCGACACCAAGCACCTTATCGCCAGTCATCACCTGTTTGCTCGCAAGTTCGACGCGACTGAGGATGACGTGGTGTTGCGCGACATCGAGCGGCATCTGCAGGCGGTGCCAGCCGTTTTCCGCCAACCGCAAGCTCAGCCAGCAGTGCTTTGCTGATCTCGCAGTACCCTAAAGCGGCTGACGTTGGTTGCTACCGGGTGCCTCGAGCAGATGCTTGAGCCGCTTGAGGTCGGCCTCTATGGCTTGCCTGTCTGCAGCGAACTCTGCGTCAGTCATCTCTGGCTGGCGCAGCAGGGTGAAAATGAACTCGCTGCCATCGCCATTGGCGACGACCCGCATGGGGTTATGGAAAATCTGCCCCGATTCAAGCTCCACAGCATGGTCCAGCACGCCAAAGGTATTTCGCGCAGCGAAGCGGATGCGGACTCGCCCGAACGGCGCCTGGGCGATCCAGTCTTCACCGTCCTGCAGGATTTCCGAGCTGGCCAGGCCGGCCGCCCAGCGCGGCAGATTCC
This region includes:
- a CDS encoding glutathione S-transferase family protein: MLSDNIPYTLYGSSHSLYTGKARCYLRNQGIAYVEVASSHPDFAARILPQIGRGIIPVLETPDGQVIQDTVDIIDFFEAQGVPYPVYPGTPLQRVVAVIIEYYGSQAMLKHAMHYRWSYRAEQEAFLRHAFVSGSGEAMAEKIMGRMNSYLPRLGVNEQSAALIEQSFEQLLEVLEAHFAMVPYLLGGRPSIADYGLIGPMFAHLGRDPVPLGIMQRRAPRVHRWVERMTAPGLDVVEYADSRPEFWPDDALPPTLLPVLQHIARDIFPELTDKLAYMDQWVADVQPADGTPVTEKPALRQIGMVSTQFRGAVVDVGVEPYLLFLLQRAAEVVSALPPAQASALMATLDEFGLAGAVPLGRDYSVARAGNIEVWRRSS
- a CDS encoding MFS transporter, which produces MMASNLVESGITPRASRREWLGLAVLVLPTLLLALDMTLLHLAAPHLSADLQPSSAQLLWILDIYGFMVAGFLITMGTLGDRIGRRRVLLAGALAFGLASIAAAFSTSAGMLIVTRALLGVAGATLMPSTLSLIRNMFHDERERTLAITVWMTGFIVGSAIGPLVGGIMLEFFWWGSLFLLGVPVMALLLLAGPLLLPECREAQAGRLDIPSALLSIAALLLIIYGLKDSARDGFNLLASVAVLAGFALARVFVLRQQRLADPMLDLALFQRQSFTVSVASMLLAIFALSGAWLMIFQYLQGVAGLSALDAGLVMLPAAALQTAASLLVPRIARRLKPSVFVSLGLAMATLGLLVLLLVHGREGVLLMVLGTVLLGVGIMPVMILGTDLVVGSVPADKAGAAAATSETATELGMALGIAVIGSIGAAIYRQHLSEALPAGLTPAQVAVASDTLGGALGIIQQLPPALGDAVLVAVQQGFADALHVNALIGALIMASTALLTALYLRQARLEN
- the metG gene encoding methionine--tRNA ligase; amino-acid sequence: MSSNAPSRQILVTSALPYANGSIHLGHMLEYIQTDIWVRFQKLRGHQAVYVCADDAHGSAIMLRAEKEGITSEQLIDNVKREHSTDFADFLVDFDNFHSTHSEENRELSSLIYERLKDAGHISTRSVTQYFDPEKEMFLADRFIKGTCPKCAAEDQYGDNCEKCGATYEPTELKDPRSAISGATPVLKDSKHFFFRLQDFSDMLKQWTRSGTLQEAVANKIAEWLDSGLHEWDISRDAPYFGFEIPGEPGKYFYVWLDAPIGYMASFKNLCARRPELSFDAFWNADSSAELYHFIGKDIVNFHTLFWPAMLEGAGFRKPTAVNVHGYLTVNGQKMSKSRGTFIKARTYLDHLSPEYLRYYYAAKLGRGVEDLDLNLEDFVQKVNSDLVGKVVNIASRCAGFIHKGNAGVMVDANPAPELTAAFTAGAPLIADAYEKRDFSRAMREIMGLADKANAWIADKAPWSLNKQEGKQDEVQAICSLGVNLFRQLVIFLKPVLPHLAADAEAFLNVAPLRWDDHQTLLANHQLNAFKPLMARIEPAKIDAMIEASKEDLAAASEAPAAAAGNGELAKEPIEAEIKFDTFAAVDLRIALIEKAEFVEGADKLLRLSLDIGDAKRNVFSGIKSAYPDPSKLEGRLTLYVANLAPRKMKFGVSEGMVLAAGPGGEEIFLLSPDAGAKPGQRVK
- a CDS encoding beta-1,6-N-acetylglucosaminyltransferase, with the translated sequence MIAYLILVHRYPEQFKRLFKAIYHPLNHYLVHIDKNSGAALADDIQEFLSEYPNARMLKPQKALWGGYSLVNIELRGMAQLLEENSAWTHFINLSGQDFPLKTQEFIRQFLGKHPEREYILAANQRDIRPDTMHRVLDICFEFGSRIFRPKLSRKFLEGVTPHIGTQWMIVSRRFCEFVCTAKAARRYKRFYRNSFIADEGFFQTVMMNNDCHGQIVQDDLRLIDWIPDGDIKLRPRTFTSADTKHLIASHHLFARKFDATEDDVVLRDIERHLQAVPAVFRQPQAQPAVLC
- the rsxA gene encoding electron transport complex subunit RsxA, with protein sequence MAEFALILVSTILVNNFVLVQFLGLCPFMGVSGKLETAIGMSAATTFVLTLASILSYLTFQYILVPLDLEFLRTISFILVIAVVVQFTEMVVHKTSPLLYRVLGIFLPLITTNCAVLGVALLNTNRAEQTFMKSATYGLGAAIGFSLILILFAGLRERIAIADVPTPFRGAAIGMITAGLMSLAFMGFTGLIRL
- a CDS encoding substrate-binding periplasmic protein; the encoded protein is MMMHSLFKQRCRASAPAALIAFVLWTVPLHAEEALPVLNAGYISFPPIAYMDENGQAHGSIIELTNQLAADSGYRINWINYPINRIYHSLRSGDIDFWPGSPNVPALKDFTLSSQPLGISVRLCAFSLAGSQTITRAEQLRDKQLVLIRGYTYRDQLNTLFQENPHQPIVAPNHPAALELLQRGRGDYLISYGHPMQEAMKDYPLQGADCDTLDEWPLVYVVSRRNPQAQQLADTLDAAYQRRLAAHQAIEATAEPLAHEQR
- a CDS encoding SRPBCC family protein gives rise to the protein MPGALLLCSHLSIAIACPPEQVYAYAADPRNLPRWAAGLASSEILQDGEDWIAQAPFGRVRIRFAARNTFGVLDHAVELESGQIFHNPMRVVANGDGSEFIFTLLRQPEMTDAEFAADRQAIEADLKRLKHLLEAPGSNQRQPL